Proteins found in one Micromonospora sp. WMMD1082 genomic segment:
- a CDS encoding acetyl-CoA C-acetyltransferase, whose amino-acid sequence MQNVRRVAVIGGNRIPFARSNSRYASASNADMLGAALDGLVARFGLAGQQVGEVVAGAVLKHSKDFNLTREVVLGSKLDPRTPAYDIQQACGTGLEAAILVANKIALGQLDVGIAGGVDTTSDAPLALNEDMRRTLIKLNSARTLGERLRLAAKLRPAQPFKPEMPRNAEPRTGLSMGEHAAQTALRWNIERQAQDELALRSHQRLAAAYDKGFFDDLMTPYLGLTRDQNLRPDTTLEKLGALKPVFGAQGPDAERATMTAGNSSPLTDGASTVLLASEEWAREHNLPVLAWFSWSETAAVDFVHGDEGLLMAPAYAVPRMLARAGLTLQDFDYYEIHEAFASQVLATLSAWNSKEFCVDRLGLDAPLGTIDTDKLNVNGSSLAAGHPFAATGGRIVATLAKLLAQQGSGRGLISICAAGGQGITAILER is encoded by the coding sequence GTGCAGAACGTTCGACGGGTCGCGGTGATCGGCGGCAACCGGATCCCCTTCGCCCGCTCCAACTCGCGCTATGCCAGCGCCTCCAACGCGGACATGCTCGGCGCGGCCCTGGACGGGCTGGTCGCCCGGTTCGGCCTGGCCGGGCAGCAGGTCGGCGAGGTGGTCGCCGGTGCGGTGCTCAAGCACTCCAAGGACTTCAACCTCACCCGAGAGGTGGTGCTCGGCTCGAAGCTCGACCCGCGCACCCCGGCGTACGACATCCAGCAGGCCTGCGGCACCGGCCTGGAGGCGGCCATACTGGTCGCCAACAAGATCGCTCTCGGTCAGCTCGACGTCGGCATCGCCGGCGGCGTCGACACCACCTCCGACGCCCCGCTCGCGCTCAACGAGGACATGCGCCGCACGCTGATCAAGCTCAACTCCGCCCGCACCCTCGGCGAGCGACTGCGGCTCGCCGCGAAGCTGCGCCCGGCCCAGCCGTTCAAGCCGGAGATGCCGCGCAACGCCGAGCCCCGCACCGGGCTCTCCATGGGTGAGCACGCCGCCCAGACGGCGCTGCGCTGGAACATCGAGCGGCAGGCGCAGGACGAGCTGGCGCTGCGCTCGCATCAGCGGCTCGCCGCCGCGTACGACAAGGGGTTCTTCGACGACCTGATGACCCCCTACCTGGGGCTCACCCGCGATCAGAACCTCCGCCCGGACACCACCCTGGAGAAGCTCGGAGCGTTGAAGCCGGTCTTCGGCGCCCAGGGGCCGGACGCCGAGCGGGCCACCATGACCGCCGGCAACTCCTCGCCGCTGACCGACGGCGCCTCCACCGTGCTGCTGGCCAGCGAGGAGTGGGCGCGCGAGCACAACCTGCCGGTGCTGGCCTGGTTCTCCTGGTCGGAGACGGCCGCGGTGGACTTCGTGCACGGCGACGAGGGTCTGCTGATGGCGCCCGCGTACGCGGTGCCCCGGATGCTCGCGCGCGCCGGGCTCACCCTCCAGGACTTCGACTACTACGAGATCCACGAGGCGTTCGCCTCGCAGGTGCTGGCCACCCTGTCCGCCTGGAACTCGAAGGAGTTCTGCGTCGACCGGCTGGGCCTGGACGCCCCGCTCGGCACCATCGACACCGACAAGCTCAACGTGAACGGCTCCTCGCTGGCCGCCGGCCACCCGTTCGCCGCCACCGGCGGCCGGATCGTGGCCACCCTGGCCAAGCTGCTCGCGCAGCAGGGCAGCGGCCGCGGCCTGATCTCCATCTGCGCCGCCGGCGGCCAGGGCATCACCGCGATCCTCGAACGCTGA
- a CDS encoding UTRA domain-containing protein, with translation MSGTEWLSVSMPYVLPRPERQADAWAEEAARQGGVGTQRLLNVGEVMPTGQVAEALGVEDGEPVVARQRLMLLDDRPVELTDSYYPVSIARNTALAEPRKIRGGAVSLLADLGYRPGRVREDVYTRQPDAVERRLLDLVDREWVLGLTRVSSTEQGRPVEVSVMTMVPWGRRLRYELSID, from the coding sequence ATGAGCGGAACCGAGTGGCTCAGCGTCTCGATGCCCTACGTCCTGCCTCGGCCGGAGCGGCAAGCGGACGCCTGGGCCGAGGAGGCCGCGCGGCAGGGTGGCGTCGGTACCCAGCGCCTGCTCAATGTCGGTGAGGTGATGCCCACCGGGCAGGTCGCCGAGGCGTTGGGTGTCGAGGACGGTGAGCCGGTGGTCGCTCGTCAGCGGTTGATGCTGCTGGACGATCGACCGGTCGAGCTGACCGACTCGTACTATCCGGTGTCGATCGCCCGGAACACCGCGCTGGCCGAGCCGCGGAAGATCCGTGGCGGCGCGGTCAGCCTGCTCGCGGATCTGGGTTATCGTCCGGGGCGGGTCAGGGAGGACGTGTACACGCGCCAGCCCGACGCCGTCGAGCGACGTTTGCTGGACCTGGTCGACCGGGAGTGGGTGTTGGGGCTCACCCGCGTATCGAGCACGGAGCAGGGACGTCCGGTCGAGGTGAGCGTCATGACAATGGTGCCGTGGGGGCGGCGTCTGCGATACGAGTTGTCGATTGACTGA
- a CDS encoding GntR family transcriptional regulator: MASGTDGRPRHEQIAADLRARIMSGDLAPGAQLPSIPILVTQYSAATATVQRALAALKAEGSVYSAVGKGVYVRDRRPLAVEAAPYLALSAAGFAYRLLAVREVVPPIEVAEGLELAGGDRAVLRHRLLLHGGEPVELSWSYYPAGIARGTELAERSKISGGVPRVLSDLGYPPQEMQDRVSARMPTTEEVEALSLPAYVPVLRQFRVIRSIDDRPVEASVLVKGSHLHELRYRQSLP; this comes from the coding sequence ATGGCCAGCGGAACTGACGGCCGTCCGCGCCATGAGCAGATCGCGGCCGACCTTCGCGCACGCATCATGTCCGGCGATCTCGCCCCTGGGGCGCAGCTGCCGTCGATCCCGATACTGGTGACGCAGTACTCCGCCGCCACGGCGACCGTCCAGCGCGCGCTCGCCGCGCTCAAGGCGGAGGGATCCGTCTACAGCGCGGTCGGCAAGGGTGTCTACGTCCGGGACCGGCGGCCGCTGGCAGTGGAGGCCGCGCCGTACCTTGCGCTGTCGGCGGCCGGCTTTGCCTATCGGCTTCTTGCCGTAAGAGAGGTCGTCCCGCCGATCGAGGTGGCGGAAGGTCTGGAACTGGCCGGCGGCGACCGGGCGGTACTACGGCATCGGCTGCTCCTGCACGGCGGCGAACCGGTCGAGCTGTCCTGGTCGTACTACCCGGCCGGCATCGCTCGGGGCACCGAACTGGCGGAGCGGAGCAAGATCAGTGGTGGGGTGCCGCGAGTCCTGTCAGACCTCGGCTACCCGCCACAGGAGATGCAGGACCGCGTCTCGGCGCGGATGCCGACGACCGAGGAGGTCGAGGCGCTGTCCTTGCCGGCGTACGTCCCGGTGCTTCGGCAGTTCCGGGTGATCCGCTCGATCGATGACCGGCCGGTCGAGGCGTCCGTCCTGGTCAAGGGGAGTCACCTGCATGAGCTGCGCTATCGGCAGAGCCTGCCCTGA
- the purB gene encoding adenylosuccinate lyase codes for MTTIPNVLANRYASPELVALWSPEEKVRLERRLWLAVLRAQRDLGVPVPDGVVEAYERVLNDVDLASIAARERVTRHDVKARIEEFGALAGHEHVHKGMTSRDLTENVEQLQVRRSLELIRDRVVATLVRLAWHAHEYSDVVMAGRSHNVAAQATTLGKRFASAAEELIIAYERLEDLIDRYPLRGIKGPVGTAADQLDLFDGDPEKVAELERRVAEHLGFRRVLDSVGQVYPRSLDFDVLAALAQVAAAPSSLATTIRLMVGQELVTEGFKPGQVGSSAMPHKMNTRSSERVNGFAVIIRGYLSMVGELAGDQWNEGDVSCSVVRRVALPDAFFAADGLFQTFLTVLDEFGAYPAVINRELERFLPFLATTKILVAAVRRGVGRETAHEAIKEHAVAVALAMRERGAPDNDLFDRLAADPRLSLTRPEIDALVSDRAAFVGAAPAQIQSVTARITKIAQSHPNATTYTPPPIL; via the coding sequence GTGACGACGATCCCGAACGTGCTCGCCAACCGGTACGCCTCGCCCGAGCTGGTCGCGCTCTGGTCCCCGGAGGAGAAGGTCCGGCTGGAGCGGCGGCTCTGGCTCGCCGTGCTCCGGGCCCAGCGGGACCTTGGCGTGCCGGTGCCCGACGGGGTGGTCGAGGCGTACGAGCGGGTGTTGAACGATGTTGACCTGGCCTCGATCGCGGCGCGGGAGCGGGTGACCCGGCACGACGTGAAGGCGCGGATCGAGGAGTTCGGCGCGCTCGCCGGGCACGAGCATGTGCACAAGGGGATGACCTCGCGGGATCTCACCGAGAACGTCGAGCAGCTTCAGGTGCGCCGGTCGCTGGAGCTGATCCGGGATCGGGTGGTGGCGACCCTGGTCCGGCTGGCCTGGCACGCACACGAGTACTCCGACGTGGTGATGGCCGGCCGGTCGCACAACGTCGCGGCGCAGGCGACCACGCTGGGCAAGCGCTTCGCGTCGGCCGCCGAGGAGCTGATCATCGCGTACGAGCGGCTGGAGGACCTGATCGACCGGTACCCGCTGCGGGGCATCAAGGGCCCGGTGGGCACCGCCGCCGACCAGTTGGATCTCTTCGACGGTGACCCGGAGAAGGTGGCGGAGCTGGAACGGCGGGTCGCCGAGCATCTGGGCTTCCGCCGGGTGCTGGACAGCGTGGGGCAGGTCTACCCGCGCTCGCTGGACTTCGACGTGCTCGCCGCGCTGGCGCAGGTGGCCGCGGCGCCCTCGTCGCTGGCCACCACGATCCGGCTGATGGTCGGTCAGGAGCTGGTCACCGAGGGCTTCAAGCCGGGTCAGGTCGGCTCCAGCGCGATGCCGCACAAGATGAACACCCGCTCGTCGGAGCGGGTGAACGGCTTCGCGGTGATCATCCGGGGCTACCTGTCGATGGTCGGCGAGCTGGCCGGCGACCAGTGGAACGAGGGGGACGTCTCCTGCTCGGTGGTACGCCGGGTGGCCCTGCCGGACGCCTTCTTCGCCGCCGACGGGCTGTTCCAGACGTTCCTCACCGTGCTGGACGAGTTCGGCGCGTACCCGGCGGTGATCAACCGGGAGCTGGAGCGGTTCCTGCCGTTCCTGGCCACCACCAAGATCCTGGTGGCCGCCGTCCGGCGGGGCGTCGGCCGGGAGACCGCGCACGAGGCGATCAAGGAACACGCCGTCGCGGTGGCCCTAGCCATGCGCGAGCGGGGCGCCCCCGACAACGACCTCTTCGACCGCCTCGCCGCCGACCCCCGCCTCTCCCTGACCCGCCCGGAGATCGACGCCCTCGTCTCCGACCGCGCCGCCTTCGTGGGCGCCGCCCCCGCCCAGATCCAGTCGGTGACCGCCCGAATAACCAAGATCGCCCAATCCCACCCCAACGCCACCACCTACACCCCACCCCCCATCCTCTAA
- a CDS encoding YbjQ family protein, whose protein sequence is MVGYGPVVRAARFFSIRAGEQGSRWGAATAASIGTVLVVTTDQLPGYEIRQILGEVVSSMARTRNPYREGVKNLRGGAYDPSAPDNLTRWRTDSVSRLGEEAQRLGANAVVGMRFDSRDCGEMWMEICAYGTAVIVVPKAPEVMPPDQPLVAAETAQEPAFTEEPGGIAEPASAPNLRTAPETPTRDP, encoded by the coding sequence ATGGTGGGCTACGGGCCCGTCGTCCGCGCCGCGCGGTTTTTCAGCATCCGTGCAGGTGAACAGGGCTCACGATGGGGTGCAGCCACGGCTGCGAGCATCGGAACCGTGCTGGTCGTGACGACGGATCAACTTCCCGGCTACGAGATCCGCCAGATCCTCGGCGAGGTGGTCTCCTCCATGGCCAGGACACGCAACCCCTACCGCGAGGGCGTGAAGAATCTGCGCGGTGGCGCGTACGACCCGTCGGCGCCGGACAACCTCACCCGCTGGCGTACGGACTCGGTGTCCCGGCTCGGCGAGGAAGCCCAGCGGCTCGGCGCAAACGCCGTGGTGGGGATGCGGTTCGACAGCCGCGACTGCGGCGAGATGTGGATGGAGATCTGCGCCTACGGCACGGCCGTGATCGTGGTGCCCAAGGCCCCCGAGGTCATGCCCCCCGACCAGCCCTTGGTCGCCGCAGAGACCGCCCAGGAACCGGCCTTCACCGAAGAACCCGGCGGCATCGCCGAACCCGCCAGCGCCCCCAACCTCCGCACCGCCCCGGAAACCCCCACCCGCGACCCCTAA
- a CDS encoding trypsin-like serine protease encodes MRIRSLFAVFAAALAGALGASSGAVASPVTPYIIGGGTVSSAPWAAAVLSNGSFTCSGTIIAPQWVLTARHCLGGTMSVRVGSVNRTSGGVTRTVSATYSRYDLALMRLSSSVSTTYVTLATSNPPVGSTNSIYGWGMTCYSGCSASTQLKTANVQVTSNGASDAYGGQAIRSTRINGNAWRGDSGGPQFYSGRQVGVASTADGQSIQNYGSVAYNRAWITSVAGV; translated from the coding sequence ATGCGCATCCGATCCCTGTTCGCGGTCTTCGCCGCAGCCCTGGCCGGCGCGCTAGGCGCCAGCTCCGGCGCCGTCGCCTCACCCGTCACGCCGTACATCATCGGCGGCGGGACCGTCTCCTCGGCGCCGTGGGCCGCCGCGGTCCTCAGCAACGGCTCGTTCACCTGCTCCGGCACGATCATCGCGCCGCAGTGGGTGCTCACCGCGCGGCACTGCCTCGGCGGCACGATGTCGGTCCGGGTGGGCAGCGTCAACCGCACCTCCGGCGGCGTCACCCGCACGGTCAGCGCCACCTACAGCCGCTACGACCTTGCCCTGATGCGACTCTCCAGCTCGGTGAGCACCACCTACGTCACCCTGGCCACCAGCAACCCGCCGGTCGGTTCGACCAACTCGATCTACGGCTGGGGCATGACCTGCTACAGCGGCTGCTCCGCGTCGACCCAGCTCAAGACCGCGAACGTCCAGGTCACCAGCAACGGCGCCAGCGACGCGTACGGCGGGCAGGCGATCCGGAGCACGCGGATCAACGGCAACGCCTGGCGAGGCGACTCGGGCGGCCCGCAGTTCTACAGCGGGCGGCAGGTCGGCGTGGCCTCCACCGCCGACGGCCAGAGCATCCAGAACTACGGCAGTGTCGCGTACAACCGGGCCTGGATCACCTCGGTGGCCGGTGTCTGA
- the purS gene encoding phosphoribosylformylglycinamidine synthase subunit PurS produces MPRVVVDVMLKPEILDPQGQAVANALPRLGVNDVASVRIGRRIEIDFTGEPDLDRAREIADKLLANPVIEDFTVRLVEADEPAGTRS; encoded by the coding sequence GTGCCTCGCGTCGTCGTCGACGTCATGCTCAAGCCCGAGATCCTCGATCCTCAGGGCCAGGCCGTCGCAAACGCGCTGCCCCGGCTCGGCGTCAACGACGTCGCCTCGGTACGGATCGGCAGGCGGATCGAGATCGACTTCACCGGTGAACCGGACTTGGACCGGGCCCGGGAGATCGCCGACAAGCTGCTCGCCAACCCGGTCATCGAGGACTTCACGGTCCGTCTGGTCGAGGCCGACGAGCCCGCGGGCACCCGGTCGTGA
- the purQ gene encoding phosphoribosylformylglycinamidine synthase subunit PurQ: MTARVGVVTFPGSLDDGDAARAVRIAGAEPVRLWHGDPELHGVDAVVLPGGFSYGDYLRCGAIARFAPVMEKIVDAASGGLPVLGICNGFQILCEAHLLPGALTRNQHLHFRNRDQILRIEATGTAWTNTFQAGQEVLIPVKNGEGCYVADPATLDELEAEGRVVARYVGGNPNGSQRDIAAITNPAGNVVGIMPHPEHAVEALTGPSLDGLGFFTSVLKHLVGTPA; the protein is encoded by the coding sequence GTGACCGCCCGGGTCGGTGTGGTGACCTTCCCCGGCTCGCTGGACGACGGGGACGCGGCCCGGGCCGTCCGGATCGCCGGCGCGGAACCGGTCCGCCTCTGGCACGGCGACCCGGAGCTGCACGGGGTGGACGCGGTCGTCCTGCCCGGCGGCTTCTCCTACGGTGACTACCTGCGCTGCGGCGCCATCGCCCGCTTCGCGCCGGTGATGGAGAAGATCGTCGACGCCGCCAGCGGTGGCCTGCCCGTGCTCGGCATCTGCAACGGCTTCCAGATCCTCTGCGAGGCACACCTGCTGCCCGGGGCACTCACCCGCAACCAGCACCTGCACTTCCGCAACCGCGACCAGATCCTGCGCATCGAGGCGACCGGCACCGCCTGGACGAACACGTTCCAGGCCGGCCAGGAGGTGCTGATCCCGGTCAAGAACGGTGAGGGCTGCTACGTCGCCGACCCGGCGACCCTGGACGAGCTGGAGGCCGAGGGCCGGGTCGTCGCCCGCTACGTCGGCGGCAACCCCAACGGATCCCAGCGGGACATCGCCGCGATCACCAACCCGGCCGGCAACGTGGTCGGCATCATGCCGCATCCCGAGCACGCGGTGGAGGCGCTCACCGGCCCTTCCCTCGACGGCCTCGGCTTCTTCACCTCGGTGCTCAAGCATCTGGTGGGGACGCCGGCGTGA
- a CDS encoding 2-phosphosulfolactate phosphatase: protein MAAAVHGQPGSGARFDWGLAGAAELGRVCAVLVVVDVLSFTTTVEVAVGRGMRVHPFPWGEQAADFARRVGAVAATGRRQVTRDHPWSLSPAALSRAPVVPDLVLPSPNGSAISAAASATGLPVVAANLRNARAVGRWLIRQGYGTTAAPIGVVAAGERWPDGSLRPSVEDQLGAASVLDALSGVPGGLSVEAAMALAALASIPDVPAAIRGCVSGRELVESGFAEDVEIAVRLNASDVVPLLRQGVFAAA from the coding sequence TTGGCCGCGGCCGTCCACGGCCAACCCGGCTCGGGGGCCCGGTTCGACTGGGGTCTCGCGGGCGCGGCCGAACTCGGTCGGGTCTGCGCGGTACTGGTGGTGGTGGACGTGCTGTCGTTCACCACCACCGTCGAGGTGGCCGTCGGGCGGGGGATGCGCGTACACCCCTTCCCCTGGGGTGAGCAGGCCGCCGACTTCGCGCGCCGGGTCGGTGCGGTCGCCGCGACCGGCCGCCGGCAGGTCACCCGCGACCATCCGTGGTCGCTGTCGCCGGCCGCGTTGAGTCGGGCGCCGGTCGTACCCGACCTGGTGCTTCCGTCGCCGAACGGATCGGCCATCAGCGCCGCCGCCAGCGCCACCGGGCTACCCGTGGTCGCGGCCAACCTTCGCAACGCCCGCGCCGTCGGGCGCTGGCTGATCCGCCAGGGGTACGGCACGACCGCCGCACCGATCGGTGTCGTGGCCGCCGGTGAGCGCTGGCCGGACGGGTCGTTGCGCCCGTCGGTGGAGGATCAGCTCGGCGCGGCCAGTGTGCTGGATGCCCTCTCCGGGGTGCCGGGCGGGCTCTCGGTGGAGGCGGCCATGGCGCTGGCCGCGCTGGCGAGCATCCCGGACGTGCCGGCGGCCATCCGGGGCTGCGTCTCCGGCCGGGAGCTGGTCGAGAGCGGCTTCGCCGAGGACGTCGAGATCGCGGTACGCCTCAACGCCTCCGACGTCGTTCCCCTGCTCCGCCAGGGCGTCTTCGCCGCGGCCTGA
- a CDS encoding sterol carrier family protein has product MSSPYIKSAPVAAALSALDEGRAPERSVLREAVRALLALLADRAPGRSVEVRVPPYGAVQCVPGPRHTRGIPPNTVEMDPQTWLRLATGRLAWAEAVTEGRVRASGNRADLSAYLPLILE; this is encoded by the coding sequence GTGTCCTCTCCGTACATTAAGTCCGCCCCGGTAGCGGCGGCGTTGTCGGCGCTCGACGAGGGGCGCGCGCCCGAACGGTCGGTGCTCCGTGAGGCGGTCAGGGCCCTGTTGGCCCTCCTCGCGGACCGCGCCCCCGGCCGATCGGTGGAGGTGCGTGTCCCACCTTACGGTGCAGTTCAGTGCGTACCTGGGCCGCGACACACCCGCGGTATTCCTCCGAACACGGTGGAGATGGATCCGCAAACCTGGCTCAGGTTGGCCACGGGTCGACTCGCCTGGGCGGAGGCGGTCACGGAGGGTCGGGTGCGGGCGAGTGGTAACCGTGCGGACCTGTCCGCGTACCTTCCGCTGATACTTGAGTGA
- the purF gene encoding amidophosphoribosyltransferase — protein sequence MPRGDGRLSHDLDPQQPGPQDECGVFGVWAPGEEVANLAYFGLYALQHRGQEAAGIAVSDGSGVVVYKDLGLVAQVFDEPTLASLRGHVAIGHTRYSTTGASTWENAQPTIRATSAGTTIALAHNGNLVNTAELQREVAERGLGTDGSTNDTSLVTMLLASRPDLSVEAAALEVLPQLRGAFSFAFMDESTLYAARDPHGVRPLVLGRLERGWVVASETAALDIVGASVVREVEPGELIAIDAEGLRSNRFAAPEPKGCLFEYVYIARPDATIAGRNVHAARVQIGRQLAREHPVEADLVIPVPESGTPAAIGYAEESGITYGAGLVKNPYVGRTFIQPSQTLRQLGIRLKLNPLRENVRGKRLVVVDDSIVRGNTQRAIVRMLREAGAVEVHVRISSPPVSWPCFYGIDFATRAELLANGLDNEGIRRSIGADTLGYVSLAGLIAATEQPKTRLCRACFDGEYPIELPVGNLIGKHVLEGIGRRVAHDATDDTDAAEQLVMKMSATTHRP from the coding sequence GTGCCCCGAGGCGACGGCCGGCTGAGCCACGACCTTGATCCCCAACAACCCGGCCCCCAGGACGAATGCGGTGTCTTCGGCGTCTGGGCTCCGGGCGAGGAGGTCGCCAACCTGGCCTACTTCGGGCTGTACGCGTTGCAGCACCGAGGGCAGGAGGCGGCCGGCATCGCCGTCAGCGACGGCTCCGGCGTGGTGGTCTACAAGGATCTCGGTCTGGTGGCCCAGGTCTTCGACGAGCCGACGCTGGCCAGCCTGCGCGGGCATGTCGCGATCGGGCACACCCGCTATTCGACGACCGGCGCGTCGACCTGGGAGAACGCCCAGCCGACCATCCGGGCGACCAGCGCGGGCACGACGATCGCGCTGGCCCATAACGGCAACCTGGTCAACACCGCCGAGCTTCAGCGCGAGGTGGCCGAGCGTGGCCTGGGCACCGACGGTTCGACGAACGACACCTCACTGGTCACCATGCTGCTGGCCAGCCGGCCGGATCTCTCCGTCGAGGCCGCCGCGCTCGAGGTGTTGCCGCAGCTGCGGGGCGCGTTCAGCTTCGCCTTCATGGACGAGTCGACGCTCTACGCCGCCCGCGACCCGCACGGGGTGCGTCCGCTGGTGCTCGGGCGGCTGGAACGGGGTTGGGTGGTGGCCAGCGAGACCGCCGCGTTGGACATCGTGGGCGCCAGCGTGGTCCGCGAGGTCGAGCCGGGCGAGTTGATCGCGATCGACGCCGAAGGGCTCCGCTCCAACCGGTTCGCCGCCCCGGAGCCCAAGGGCTGCCTCTTCGAGTACGTATACATCGCCCGGCCGGACGCCACCATCGCCGGCCGCAACGTGCACGCCGCCCGGGTGCAGATCGGGCGCCAGCTGGCCAGGGAGCACCCGGTCGAGGCCGACCTGGTGATCCCGGTGCCGGAGTCGGGCACCCCGGCGGCGATCGGCTACGCCGAGGAGTCCGGCATCACCTACGGCGCTGGCCTCGTGAAGAACCCGTACGTCGGGCGTACCTTCATCCAGCCGTCGCAGACGCTGCGCCAGCTCGGCATCCGGCTCAAGCTCAACCCGCTGCGCGAGAACGTGCGGGGCAAGCGCCTGGTCGTGGTCGACGACTCCATCGTCCGCGGCAACACCCAACGCGCGATCGTGCGGATGCTGCGCGAGGCCGGCGCGGTGGAGGTGCACGTACGCATCTCCTCGCCGCCGGTCTCCTGGCCCTGCTTCTACGGCATCGACTTCGCCACCCGCGCCGAGCTGCTCGCCAACGGCCTCGACAACGAGGGCATCCGGCGGTCGATCGGTGCGGATACGCTGGGCTACGTCTCGTTGGCCGGCCTGATCGCCGCGACCGAGCAGCCGAAGACCCGGCTGTGTCGGGCCTGCTTCGACGGGGAGTACCCGATCGAGTTGCCCGTCGGCAACCTGATCGGCAAGCACGTGCTCGAAGGGATCGGGCGTCGGGTCGCCCACGACGCGACCGACGACACCGACGCCGCCGAGCAACTCGTCATGAAGATGTCGGCGACCACACACCGCCCGTAG
- the purM gene encoding phosphoribosylformylglycinamidine cyclo-ligase, translated as MTHVSERSGAGSSPSGAGGDRQPWTAGAGRPARKRSVSYADAGVSIEAGDRAVELLKSKVKQTRRPEVMGDLGGFAGLFRLDTTKYKNPILASSTDGVGTKLVIAQQMDIHDTVGIDLVAMVVDDLVACGAEPLFLLDYIATGEVVPDKVAEIGAGIADGCRYAGCALLGGETAEHPGVLRPDEYDVSATGVGVVEESEILSSERVEVGDVVIAMRSSGLHSNGYSLVRHVLLGAGRMRLDVVIDDFGRQRTLGEELLTPTKIYAQDCLKLIAEADVRALAHVTGGGIPGNLVRILPEHVDAVVHRSTWKPQPVFDLIQSKGRIEDPEMEATFNMGVGMFAIVSAEDADRALATLTGRGVDAWQVGEVIEGTGEVRMVGQHTRG; from the coding sequence GTGACGCACGTGTCCGAGCGCAGCGGCGCAGGAAGCAGCCCGAGCGGTGCAGGCGGGGACCGTCAGCCCTGGACGGCCGGCGCCGGCCGCCCGGCTCGCAAACGCTCGGTCTCGTACGCGGACGCCGGCGTGTCCATCGAGGCGGGTGACCGTGCCGTGGAGCTGCTCAAGTCGAAGGTGAAGCAGACCCGCCGGCCGGAGGTGATGGGCGACCTCGGTGGTTTCGCCGGCCTGTTCCGGCTGGACACCACGAAGTACAAGAACCCGATCCTGGCCTCCTCCACCGACGGCGTCGGCACCAAGCTGGTGATCGCCCAGCAGATGGACATCCACGACACGGTCGGCATCGACCTGGTGGCGATGGTCGTCGACGACCTGGTCGCCTGCGGCGCCGAGCCGCTCTTCCTGCTCGACTACATCGCCACCGGCGAGGTCGTGCCGGACAAGGTCGCCGAGATCGGCGCGGGCATCGCCGACGGCTGCCGGTACGCGGGCTGCGCGCTGCTCGGTGGCGAGACCGCCGAGCACCCGGGCGTGCTACGTCCCGACGAGTACGACGTCTCCGCCACCGGCGTCGGTGTGGTGGAGGAGAGCGAGATCCTCAGCTCGGAGCGCGTCGAGGTGGGCGACGTGGTGATCGCCATGCGCTCGTCCGGCCTGCATTCGAACGGCTACTCGCTGGTCCGGCACGTGCTGCTGGGCGCTGGCCGGATGCGGCTGGACGTGGTGATCGACGACTTCGGCCGGCAACGCACCCTCGGCGAGGAGCTGCTCACCCCCACCAAGATCTACGCGCAGGACTGCCTCAAGCTGATCGCCGAGGCCGACGTGCGGGCCCTGGCCCACGTCACCGGCGGCGGGATTCCCGGCAACCTGGTGCGGATCCTGCCGGAGCACGTGGACGCGGTGGTGCACCGCTCGACGTGGAAGCCGCAGCCGGTCTTCGATCTGATCCAGTCCAAGGGCCGGATCGAGGACCCGGAGATGGAGGCGACCTTCAACATGGGCGTCGGCATGTTCGCGATCGTGTCGGCGGAGGACGCCGACCGGGCGCTGGCCACGCTGACCGGGCGCGGTGTCGACGCCTGGCAGGTCGGCGAGGTGATCGAGGGCACCGGTGAGGTGCGGATGGTCGGCCAGCACACCCGAGGATGA